Proteins found in one Borreliella valaisiana VS116 genomic segment:
- the trpS gene encoding tryptophan--tRNA ligase codes for MKRKVMLTGDRPTGALHLGHYVGSVVNRLKFQEDYETYFIIADLHTLTTKPDLKSINTIPYNVREMVLDYLACGINPNKVSIYLQSAIPELFELYLIFSMIVTVARLQRIPSIKDMSIAAGLKEIPYGLLGYPVLMSADILMAKANLVPVGRDNESHIEFTRELARRFNHLYKDNFFPIPESVFTDSRPLVGIYGKNKMSKSLNNAIFLNDSENLLEKKIMSMYTDPNRIRADIPGNVENNPVFIYHSIFNSNHEEVEDLKSRYKKGKVGDVEVKKKLFLALNNFLKPIRDKRSFYEAKKKDYVDEIIFDGTSKARFIANKVIKDVKDLIGLSKTWNGIKYSAKKTKNEE; via the coding sequence TTGAAAAGAAAGGTTATGCTTACGGGAGATAGACCTACTGGCGCTCTTCATTTAGGGCACTATGTAGGATCTGTAGTAAATCGGTTAAAATTTCAAGAAGATTATGAAACATATTTTATTATAGCTGATTTGCACACTTTAACTACAAAACCCGATTTGAAAAGCATCAATACAATACCTTATAATGTTAGGGAAATGGTTTTAGATTATCTTGCTTGTGGGATTAATCCTAATAAGGTTAGTATATATTTGCAATCAGCCATACCCGAACTCTTTGAGCTTTATTTAATATTTTCAATGATTGTTACTGTTGCGCGTTTACAAAGGATTCCAAGCATAAAGGATATGAGTATTGCGGCTGGACTTAAAGAGATTCCTTATGGTCTTTTAGGATATCCCGTTCTTATGAGTGCAGATATTTTAATGGCAAAGGCAAATTTAGTTCCCGTTGGACGTGATAATGAATCTCATATTGAATTTACAAGAGAACTTGCAAGAAGGTTTAATCATTTGTACAAAGATAATTTTTTCCCAATACCCGAATCTGTTTTCACAGATTCTCGTCCTTTGGTGGGTATTTACGGTAAAAATAAAATGAGTAAGAGTCTTAATAATGCAATTTTTTTAAACGATTCTGAAAATTTGTTAGAAAAAAAAATTATGTCTATGTATACAGATCCAAATAGAATAAGGGCAGATATTCCCGGCAATGTTGAAAATAATCCTGTTTTTATTTATCACAGTATTTTTAATAGTAATCATGAAGAAGTTGAAGATCTTAAAAGTAGGTATAAGAAGGGCAAGGTGGGTGATGTTGAGGTTAAGAAGAAATTGTTTTTAGCTTTGAATAACTTTTTAAAGCCAATTAGGGATAAAAGGAGTTTTTATGAAGCAAAAAAAAAAGATTACGTTGATGAAATTATTTTTGATGGTACCAGCAAGGCAAGGTTTATTGCAAATAAAGTAATAAAAGATGTTAAAGATTTAATAGGCCTTTCAAAAACTTGGAATGGAATAAAATATAGTGCTAAAAAAACAAAAAATGAAGAATGA
- a CDS encoding UTP--glucose-1-phosphate uridylyltransferase, which yields MNIKIDKIFSEMILEKLNSGEIGINNFESIKYFPYDNHENIFNISDKILRFKLKKGLVENNLKKYFYDFSKFLHSEEGDCYIFSSYDLENLGLILFPYLSFGILNGGSATSYFDLAKNKGVNEDLYIRYESKILEFKEKFGEFPKGITPAYINKDGSFGFSFLALKIRHLLMVAKRYESFYGKRVKPSIFQMTSCKTDEFISKFLDDLFVDDLIKSVNFCNFKKEDIFTAVQPLVYCYEKLNSSNYQYFTIKNNKNDNSILALPAGHGQNFKILKDIYLQLYESGKRFIYIGNVDNMGFTINFKALAVMALTDCSSGFEFSFKSNTDFKGGVLAVNSENRLTCVDIGGGISLEIIQEFENKGNKLLFNCATGLFNLEYLIKNIDEIIEKMPIRIIEQDKEVGKYISVEQITWEVLKLMKNPLILTVDRSKRFLPAKLFIDMLLNSNYLEDGYEYYCEKRVDNYYATKDLDCSLSALLLKDYGLLRGCYRWTF from the coding sequence ATGAATATTAAAATTGATAAAATTTTTTCTGAAATGATACTTGAAAAACTTAATTCTGGTGAGATAGGAATTAATAATTTTGAATCCATTAAATATTTTCCTTATGATAATCATGAAAATATTTTTAATATTTCGGACAAAATTTTGAGGTTTAAACTTAAGAAAGGTTTGGTTGAAAATAATTTAAAGAAATATTTTTATGATTTTTCTAAGTTTTTGCATTCAGAAGAAGGCGATTGTTATATTTTTTCTTCTTATGATCTTGAAAATTTGGGACTAATTCTTTTTCCGTATCTTTCTTTTGGAATTTTAAATGGAGGCTCTGCAACAAGTTATTTTGATTTAGCTAAAAATAAGGGAGTAAATGAAGATTTATATATACGGTATGAATCTAAAATACTTGAATTTAAAGAAAAATTTGGAGAATTTCCAAAGGGTATAACTCCAGCTTATATCAATAAAGACGGTAGTTTTGGATTTTCCTTTTTAGCTTTGAAAATCAGACATCTTTTGATGGTTGCCAAAAGATATGAATCTTTTTATGGTAAAAGGGTTAAGCCTTCAATATTTCAAATGACTAGTTGCAAAACGGATGAATTTATTTCAAAATTTTTGGATGATTTATTTGTAGATGATTTGATTAAAAGTGTAAATTTTTGCAATTTTAAAAAAGAAGATATTTTTACAGCTGTTCAACCTTTGGTTTATTGTTATGAAAAACTAAATAGTTCTAATTATCAATATTTTACTATCAAGAATAATAAAAATGATAATTCGATTTTAGCTTTGCCTGCCGGTCATGGTCAAAATTTTAAAATTTTAAAAGATATTTATTTACAGCTTTATGAATCTGGAAAAAGATTCATATATATTGGTAATGTTGATAATATGGGCTTTACAATCAATTTTAAAGCACTTGCTGTAATGGCTTTGACCGATTGTTCTTCTGGATTTGAATTTAGTTTTAAAAGTAATACAGATTTTAAGGGAGGGGTGTTGGCAGTAAATAGTGAAAATCGTTTAACTTGTGTTGATATTGGTGGGGGAATTTCTTTAGAGATTATACAAGAATTTGAGAACAAGGGTAATAAGCTACTATTTAATTGTGCTACTGGGCTTTTTAATTTAGAATATTTGATAAAAAATATTGATGAAATAATAGAAAAAATGCCCATTAGAATTATAGAGCAAGATAAGGAAGTTGGCAAATATATTTCGGTTGAGCAAATAACTTGGGAAGTTTTAAAATTAATGAAAAACCCATTAATTTTAACGGTTGATAGAAGCAAAAGATTTCTTCCCGCAAAGTTATTTATCGATATGTTGCTTAATAGCAACTATCTTGAAGATGGGTATGAATATTATTGTGAAAAGAGAGTTGATAATTATTATGCTACTAAAGATTTGGATTGTTCTCTTTCTGCTTTGTTATTAAAAGATTATGGTTTGTTGCGTGGGTGTTATAGATGGACTTTTTGA
- a CDS encoding glycoside hydrolase family 3 N-terminal domain-containing protein: protein MDFLKALPFIFVCLNLFAIESLPEIDYEYFNKDKSDLVDLMKFLGEFDFQTILKDRNLLIGIRNLTNLKNVQGLDIDDIDRIKKINPVGVILFRENLKDAEQTKGLINAIKSHIGHDIFIAIDEEGGIVSRAGENKKMGVYNFPAMEYVGSVKDLHLIYKIGEVLAKQLRRLGINLNMAPVADIKFVPHTPLLNRTFGGYSAYDIGLMVEAFIDGMQNHGVFSAIKHFPGLGGTTIDTHKYLAVLPYSKSFLMLNNFIPFVFGRAAKFIMIGHVNVPKISKDITSMSKSIVNIIRENLNITGIMMTDSYDMEAITKSFSNIKNAIKKSLNSGMNIVLIPFIDS, encoded by the coding sequence ATGGACTTTTTGAAAGCTTTACCTTTTATCTTTGTTTGTTTAAATTTATTTGCGATAGAATCTTTACCAGAAATAGATTATGAATATTTTAATAAGGATAAATCAGATCTTGTAGATTTGATGAAATTTTTAGGTGAATTTGATTTTCAAACTATTTTAAAAGATAGAAACTTACTTATTGGGATTAGAAATTTAACAAATTTAAAGAATGTTCAAGGGCTTGACATTGATGATATTGATAGAATAAAAAAGATTAATCCCGTTGGTGTAATTTTATTTAGAGAAAATTTAAAAGATGCTGAGCAGACAAAAGGATTGATTAATGCAATAAAAAGTCATATTGGACATGATATTTTTATTGCTATTGATGAAGAGGGGGGGATAGTTAGTAGAGCTGGTGAAAATAAAAAAATGGGAGTTTATAATTTTCCAGCTATGGAGTATGTGGGGAGTGTTAAAGATTTGCATCTTATTTATAAAATTGGTGAAGTTCTTGCTAAACAATTGCGCAGGTTGGGTATTAATTTAAATATGGCCCCAGTTGCTGACATAAAATTTGTGCCACATACCCCTTTACTAAATAGAACATTTGGAGGATATTCTGCCTATGATATTGGACTTATGGTAGAAGCTTTTATTGACGGTATGCAGAATCATGGAGTATTTTCGGCAATTAAACATTTTCCTGGATTAGGGGGAACAACCATAGATACACATAAATATTTGGCGGTTTTGCCTTATAGTAAAAGCTTTTTAATGCTAAATAATTTCATACCGTTTGTTTTTGGTAGGGCTGCTAAATTTATCATGATTGGCCATGTAAATGTTCCTAAAATTTCTAAAGATATAACTAGTATGTCCAAAAGTATTGTAAATATTATAAGGGAAAATTTAAATATTACTGGTATTATGATGACAGATTCTTATGATATGGAAGCAATTACAAAAAGTTTTTCTAATATTAAAAATGCTATTAAAAAGTCTTTAAATTCAGGTATGAATATAGTTCTTATCCCTTTTATTGATAGCTAA
- a CDS encoding phosphoglucomutase encodes MLKQYSLNIKNLKKAFDEMIFSPSGFRKIFAKSKNKDSTENEIGNEDKVLIALIIFTISNYFKNESNPYIGLGLDSRPTGNIIAEITIKILIANKEKIKFFGILPITEILACTKNSKDLKGFIYISASHNPIGYNGIKMGLNDGGVLNSAKTHEIIKQIKNNSQNEKLINHLINILNKFNEDKSHLECYNKTIILERKNKNQSYEAYKSLIHKIAHENDINNKNIEILKKRILKNPIGIIAEMNGSSRINSIDKELIESLGLKIELYNDKIGIFKHNIIPEGKSLNECKKLLQKRYIQDNSFELGYVPDCDGDRGNLVFIDKATKTATIIEAQKIFALVVISELSYLYYTGIKNNIAIVTNDATSLNIEKIADFFNAKVYRVEVGEANLTEMADDLRSQGLIVKISGEGSNGGCIIYPSRVRDPITTLLSIVKLLKMKELYQIWCKLSKNYYKENYNLKDILNTINFYSNVMVSSNKANLTNLKIENQEILKSNYENLLIKEIKSNKLFQELSIVDYEIINYEGKRQSKIRTGDASGGLKVLLKTNKEIVATLWMRISKTEPVTRVLSEVIYKKRSILFKLLEFNKNLIKKANLP; translated from the coding sequence ATGCTTAAACAATATTCACTTAACATAAAAAATTTAAAAAAAGCTTTTGACGAGATGATATTTTCTCCTTCAGGATTTAGAAAAATCTTTGCAAAATCAAAAAACAAAGATTCAACAGAAAATGAAATAGGTAATGAAGATAAAGTACTAATAGCACTAATAATCTTTACAATATCAAATTATTTTAAAAATGAGTCCAATCCCTATATTGGATTAGGATTGGATTCAAGACCCACTGGCAATATTATTGCAGAAATAACAATCAAAATATTAATAGCAAATAAAGAAAAGATTAAATTTTTTGGTATACTTCCAATAACTGAAATTTTAGCTTGTACAAAAAACAGCAAAGATTTAAAAGGTTTCATTTATATCTCTGCAAGTCATAATCCAATAGGGTACAACGGAATAAAAATGGGATTAAACGATGGCGGTGTACTAAATTCTGCTAAAACTCATGAAATAATAAAACAAATTAAAAATAATAGTCAAAATGAAAAGTTAATAAACCATTTAATTAACATTCTAAATAAATTCAATGAAGACAAATCTCATTTAGAGTGTTATAACAAAACAATAATATTAGAAAGAAAAAATAAAAACCAATCTTACGAGGCATATAAATCCTTAATACATAAAATAGCACATGAAAACGATATTAACAACAAAAATATCGAAATTTTAAAAAAAAGAATATTAAAAAATCCAATTGGAATAATAGCAGAAATGAATGGAAGTTCTAGAATTAATTCAATAGATAAAGAATTAATAGAATCTTTGGGATTGAAAATAGAATTATATAATGACAAAATAGGTATTTTTAAGCATAATATTATCCCAGAAGGAAAATCTTTAAATGAATGTAAAAAGCTTCTACAAAAAAGATATATACAAGACAATTCTTTTGAACTAGGATATGTACCAGATTGTGATGGAGATAGGGGCAACCTAGTATTTATAGACAAAGCCACAAAAACTGCAACCATCATAGAAGCACAAAAAATATTTGCACTTGTAGTAATTTCAGAGCTCAGCTATCTTTATTATACAGGAATAAAAAATAACATAGCAATAGTAACCAATGATGCAACATCTCTAAATATTGAAAAAATTGCAGATTTTTTTAACGCCAAAGTTTATAGAGTAGAAGTTGGAGAAGCCAATCTAACAGAAATGGCAGATGATTTAAGAAGCCAAGGATTGATTGTAAAAATTTCAGGAGAGGGATCAAACGGAGGTTGCATAATATATCCTTCAAGGGTAAGAGACCCAATTACTACCTTACTTAGTATCGTAAAATTATTAAAAATGAAAGAACTTTACCAAATATGGTGTAAATTATCTAAAAACTACTATAAAGAAAACTATAATTTAAAAGATATTTTAAATACAATAAATTTTTATAGCAATGTAATGGTATCATCTAATAAAGCCAATTTAACAAATCTTAAAATAGAAAATCAAGAAATTTTAAAAAGCAATTATGAAAATCTATTGATTAAAGAGATAAAAAGCAATAAATTATTTCAAGAATTATCAATAGTTGATTATGAAATCATTAACTATGAAGGCAAAAGACAATCTAAGATTAGAACAGGAGATGCCTCTGGAGGATTAAAAGTACTATTAAAAACCAATAAAGAAATTGTTGCAACCTTATGGATGAGAATCTCAAAAACAGAACCAGTAACAAGGGTGCTCAGCGAAGTTATTTATAAAAAAAGAAGCATTTTGTTCAAACTACTAGAATTTAATAAAAACTTAATCAAAAAGGCAAATCTACCATAA